The proteins below come from a single Malus sylvestris chromosome 3, drMalSylv7.2, whole genome shotgun sequence genomic window:
- the LOC126616473 gene encoding uncharacterized protein LOC126616473: MTNLAKLEYAALDITGKNYLTWVLDTKIHLEAGNLGDTIREESSSSSQNRAKAMIFIRRHLDEALKSEYLTVEDPLALWEALRSRYNHQTTVILPKARYEWSHLRIQDFKSVAEYNSALFRITSQMKLCGDTITDEILLEKTYSTFHANNVLLQQQYRARGYTEYNQLISVLLVAEQNNELLMKNHNS; encoded by the coding sequence atgacgaACTTGGCTAAGCTTGAATAtgctgccctggacattaccgggaagaattaccttactTGGGTACttgataccaagatccatctggaagcagggaatcttggagataccatcagGGAAGAAAGCAGCTCATCTTCTCAAAATCGAGCGAAGGCTATGATCTTTATTCGCcgccatcttgatgaggcactaaagagtgagtacttaacggttgaagatccgttagcTCTCTGGGAGGCCTTGCGAAGCAGATATAATCAccagacaacggtgattcttccaaaagcTCGCTATGAGTGGTCTCACCTGAGAATTCAGGATTTCAAATCAGTGGCGGAGTACAATTCTGCGTTGTTCAGGattacctctcagatgaagcTCTGTGGGGATACCATTACTGATGAAATATTGCTGGAAAAGACTTACAGCACATTTCATGCCAATAACGTGCTCCTGCAGCAGCAGTATAGAGCGCGAGGCTacactgaatacaaccagctgatatctgtgctcctggtagctgaacagaacaatgagctcctgatgaaaaaccataattcctGA
- the LOC126614589 gene encoding probable calcium-binding protein CML48 isoform X1 translates to MASNGKYGSHPYAPSAPSLPDSYGPQHSQYSHGYGQPQPQPQPQGWSSSFSSYGQSGFPAGTDPAVIRSFEMVDRDRSGYIDENELQQALSSGYQRFSLRTILLIFLFKSPTDSLRVGPKEFAALWTCLGQWRSIFERYDKDGSGKIDSMELRDALYYGLGLAMPPSVLQLLISKYDDGSGRRVELNFDSFAQCGMIVRGLTDRFKEKDRRYTGSANFGYDEFMSMVIPFLVSYN, encoded by the exons ATGGCTTCCAATGGGAAATACGGCTCTCACCCTTACGCGCCCTCTGCGCCATCCCTGCCCGATTCCTACGGTCCCCAGCACTCCCAGTACTCCCATGGTTACGGGCAGCCACAGCCGCAGCCGCAGCCACAGGGGtggtcttcttctttttcttcatatggGCAGTCGGGTTTTCCAGCGGGGACAGACCCGGCTGTGATTAGAAGCTTTGAGATGGTGGATAGGGACAGGAGTGGATACATCGACGAGAACGAGCTGCAGCAAGCTCTGTCTTCTGGGTACCAGAGGTTTAGCCTCAGGACCATTCTGCTCATTTTTCTCTTCAAAAGTCCCACGGATTCTCTCAGAGTTG GGCCCAAGGAATTTGCTGCGCTCTGGACTTGTCTTGGACAATGGCGA TCCATATTCGAGAGGTATGACAAAGATGGGAGTGGAAAGATTGATTCGATGGAACTCAGAGATGCACTCTACTACGGTCTAGGCCTTGCCATGCCACCTTCTGTTCTTCAACTTTTGATTTCCAAGTATGATGATGGAAGTGGCCGCAGGGTTGAACTAAACTTTGACAGTTTCGCGCA ATGCGGgatgattgtgagg GGTTTGACCGATAGGTTCAAAGAGAAAGATCGGCGGTATACTGGTTCAGCAAATTTTGGTTACGACGAATTTATGTCTATGGTCATCCCATTTCTTGTGTCGTACAATTGA
- the LOC126614589 gene encoding probable calcium-binding protein CML48 isoform X2 yields the protein MASNGKYGSHPYAPSAPSLPDSYGPQHSQYSHGYGQPQPQPQPQGWSSSFSSYGQSGFPAGTDPAVIRSFEMVDRDRSGYIDENELQQALSSGYQRFSLRTILLIFLFKSPTDSLRVGPKEFAALWTCLGQWRSIFERYDKDGSGKIDSMELRDALYYGLGLAMPPSVLQLLISKYDDGSGRRVELNFDSFAQCGMIVRVSKLLG from the exons ATGGCTTCCAATGGGAAATACGGCTCTCACCCTTACGCGCCCTCTGCGCCATCCCTGCCCGATTCCTACGGTCCCCAGCACTCCCAGTACTCCCATGGTTACGGGCAGCCACAGCCGCAGCCGCAGCCACAGGGGtggtcttcttctttttcttcatatggGCAGTCGGGTTTTCCAGCGGGGACAGACCCGGCTGTGATTAGAAGCTTTGAGATGGTGGATAGGGACAGGAGTGGATACATCGACGAGAACGAGCTGCAGCAAGCTCTGTCTTCTGGGTACCAGAGGTTTAGCCTCAGGACCATTCTGCTCATTTTTCTCTTCAAAAGTCCCACGGATTCTCTCAGAGTTG GGCCCAAGGAATTTGCTGCGCTCTGGACTTGTCTTGGACAATGGCGA TCCATATTCGAGAGGTATGACAAAGATGGGAGTGGAAAGATTGATTCGATGGAACTCAGAGATGCACTCTACTACGGTCTAGGCCTTGCCATGCCACCTTCTGTTCTTCAACTTTTGATTTCCAAGTATGATGATGGAAGTGGCCGCAGGGTTGAACTAAACTTTGACAGTTTCGCGCA ATGCGGgatgattgtgagggtgagCAAATTGCTAGGTTGA
- the LOC126616538 gene encoding SKP1-like protein 1B, with protein sequence MFEVEEAVAMESQTIKHMVEDGCAGNTIPLPNVTSAILAKVIEYCTKHREEDRAIATDSENNFKEWDAEFIKINQNTLYDLIMAANYLNIKGLLDLTCQIVVDMIKGKAPEEIRKMFNIKNDFAPKEEEKIHREN encoded by the coding sequence ATGTTCGAGGTGGAAGAGGCAGTGGCCATGGAGTCGCAGACCATCAAGCACATGGTGGAGGATGGATGCGCCGGCAATACCATTCCTTTGCCAAACGTGACGAGCGCCATCCTTGCGAAAGTCATTGAGTACTGTACAAAGCATCGTGAAGAGGACAGGGCTATTGCTACTGACAGCGAGAATAATTTCAAGGAGTGGGATGCCGAGTTCATAAAGATCAACCAAAACACTCTCTATGACCTAATAATGGCGGCAAACTATCTCAACATCAAGGGCCTGCTTGACCTGACGTGTCAAATTGTGGTGGACATGATCAAGGGGAAGGCACCTGAAGAGATTCGCAAGatgttcaacatcaagaacGATTTCGCtccaaaggaagaagaaaagattcATAGGGAGAACTAG